One window of the Candidatus Hydrogenedentota bacterium genome contains the following:
- a CDS encoding ABC transporter permease has translation MGFFLVMKAELVRSFIIMRRYWFRTITGMIMGYGMLMVLVAGFIYSRPQVEENLNKFSDPAAATNFVLGFIIGMFAFGVVGMFTQGIQGMATTGVLEQLCMSPHGLITNFMAQTLVGSVASILSSSLMVFMVTWTVGGMLHWDTLPVMVLLALTFFNLIGFGFMVGGLVLVFKQVGQVAVLLRMALFGLAVFAREELLQQPLLVRLAIHVLPVTDAAICIKYVLIKGQLNAAGEFVSVFQHESFYWLIVSCAAWTAIGLVVFKAMEDWSRTRGTLGSY, from the coding sequence ATGGGATTCTTTCTGGTCATGAAGGCGGAGCTGGTCCGCTCGTTCATCATCATGCGGCGCTACTGGTTCCGCACCATTACGGGCATGATCATGGGCTACGGCATGCTCATGGTGCTGGTCGCGGGCTTTATCTACAGCCGCCCCCAGGTGGAGGAGAATCTGAACAAGTTCAGCGACCCCGCCGCCGCCACCAATTTCGTCCTCGGCTTCATCATCGGCATGTTCGCCTTCGGCGTGGTCGGCATGTTCACCCAGGGCATCCAGGGAATGGCCACCACCGGCGTCCTCGAACAGCTCTGCATGAGCCCCCACGGGCTCATCACCAACTTCATGGCCCAGACCCTGGTCGGCTCCGTGGCCAGCATCCTGTCCTCCAGCCTGATGGTCTTCATGGTCACCTGGACCGTCGGCGGCATGCTCCACTGGGACACCCTGCCGGTGATGGTGCTGCTCGCGCTGACCTTTTTCAACCTGATCGGCTTCGGATTCATGGTCGGCGGGCTGGTGCTCGTCTTCAAGCAGGTGGGCCAGGTGGCCGTGCTCCTGCGCATGGCCCTCTTCGGCCTGGCGGTCTTCGCCCGCGAGGAACTGCTCCAGCAGCCCCTGCTGGTCCGCCTGGCCATCCATGTGCTCCCCGTCACCGACGCGGCCATCTGCATCAAGTATGTGCTCATCAAGGGGCAGCTCAACGCCGCGGGCGAGTTTGTAAGCGTGTTCCAGCATGAGAGTTTCTACTGGCTCATCGTCAGTTGCGCCGCCTGGACCGCCATCGGCCTCGTCGTCTTCAAGGCCATGGAGGACTGGAGCCGCACCAGGGGCACCCTGGGCTCGTATTAA
- a CDS encoding fused protease/ribonucleoside-triphosphate reductase — MFTLRERFKLSEKFLDGYRGRQPEWGPLGYITFKRTYARSVNDGTGRTEEFWETLRRVVEGCYTIQLNHCASLKLPWKPEKAQRSAQEMFKLMWGFRFLPPGRGLWMMGSDYIYERGSAALNNCAFVSTEDLETDFAEPFCFLMDLSMLGTGVAFDTKGAGRVTIQAPLQGEYTHVVEDSKEGWGDLVRVILNSYVGKARRPAHVDYGKIRPMGAPIKTFGGIAPGPGPLMECVKNIDRILAPRAGHNISSTDITDLMNVIGKCVVSGGVRRTAELALGDPDDGEYLQLKDPNLHKEQMMAWRWASNNSVIAREGMDYMRTGTQTAKNGEPGYFWLENARAYGRLKDGAQYVDAKVSGTNPCAEQSLESYEICNLVETFPSRHATLEEYLRTLKFAYLYAKTVTLIPTHNERTNAIMLRNRRIGLSQSGIVESFQRHGRRAHFRWCDEGYQYIGKLDRIYSQWLCVPESIKKTSIKPSGTVSLLPGVTPGIHYAHSEYYYRTIRIDKTSPLIEPLRRAGYRIEESVYGDNTWVVYFPVHEEFFSRSKTGVSVWEQVENVAQMQYYWADNQVSATITFKPDEAVEIPQILELYETRLKSVSFLPLTEHNYPQAPYQEITREVYEQAKAKLGPLNFELVNTDEAQDLYCDGDKCMIEIPPRVPEQQEVSFDANGNGDEVPAPEGDEVGAPAN, encoded by the coding sequence ATGTTCACGCTTCGTGAGCGGTTCAAATTGTCGGAGAAATTTTTGGACGGATACAGGGGGCGGCAGCCCGAATGGGGGCCCCTGGGCTACATCACCTTCAAGCGCACCTACGCCCGGTCGGTCAACGACGGGACGGGCCGCACCGAGGAGTTTTGGGAGACCCTGCGGCGCGTGGTCGAGGGCTGCTACACGATCCAGCTCAACCACTGCGCCAGCCTGAAGCTGCCCTGGAAGCCGGAGAAGGCCCAGCGTTCTGCCCAGGAGATGTTCAAGCTCATGTGGGGCTTCCGTTTCCTGCCCCCGGGCCGCGGGCTGTGGATGATGGGCTCGGACTACATCTACGAGCGCGGCTCGGCGGCCCTGAACAACTGCGCCTTCGTCTCGACCGAGGACCTGGAGACGGATTTCGCGGAGCCGTTCTGCTTCCTGATGGACCTGTCCATGCTGGGGACGGGTGTCGCCTTTGACACCAAGGGCGCGGGCCGCGTGACCATCCAGGCGCCGCTGCAGGGCGAGTACACCCATGTGGTCGAGGACTCGAAGGAGGGCTGGGGCGACCTGGTCCGGGTCATCCTCAATTCGTATGTGGGCAAGGCGCGGCGTCCGGCCCATGTGGACTACGGGAAAATCCGGCCCATGGGCGCCCCCATCAAGACCTTCGGCGGGATCGCGCCGGGCCCCGGCCCGCTGATGGAGTGCGTGAAGAACATAGACCGCATTCTGGCGCCCCGCGCGGGGCACAACATCTCCTCGACGGACATCACGGACCTGATGAACGTGATCGGCAAGTGCGTGGTCTCCGGCGGGGTGCGCCGCACGGCGGAGCTGGCGCTGGGTGACCCGGACGACGGCGAGTACCTCCAGCTCAAGGACCCGAACCTGCACAAGGAGCAGATGATGGCCTGGCGCTGGGCGTCCAACAACAGCGTCATCGCCCGCGAGGGCATGGACTACATGCGCACGGGCACGCAGACCGCGAAGAACGGCGAGCCGGGCTACTTCTGGCTTGAGAACGCCCGCGCCTACGGCCGCCTCAAGGACGGGGCCCAGTATGTGGACGCGAAGGTCTCCGGCACCAACCCCTGCGCCGAGCAGAGCCTCGAGTCCTACGAGATATGCAACCTGGTCGAGACCTTCCCCTCGCGGCACGCCACCCTTGAGGAGTACCTGCGCACCCTGAAGTTCGCGTACCTCTACGCGAAGACCGTGACGCTGATCCCCACGCACAACGAGCGCACCAACGCCATCATGCTGCGGAACCGCCGCATCGGCCTGTCCCAGTCCGGCATCGTCGAGAGTTTCCAGCGGCACGGGCGGCGCGCGCACTTCCGCTGGTGCGACGAGGGCTACCAGTACATCGGCAAGCTGGACCGCATTTACTCGCAGTGGCTCTGCGTGCCCGAGAGCATCAAGAAGACCAGCATCAAGCCCAGCGGCACCGTGTCCCTGCTGCCGGGGGTCACGCCGGGCATCCACTACGCGCACTCCGAGTACTACTACCGCACGATCCGCATAGACAAGACCAGCCCGCTCATCGAGCCGCTGCGCCGCGCGGGGTACCGCATCGAGGAGTCGGTCTACGGCGACAACACCTGGGTGGTCTATTTCCCGGTCCACGAGGAGTTTTTCAGCCGCAGCAAGACGGGGGTGTCCGTGTGGGAGCAGGTCGAGAACGTCGCCCAGATGCAGTACTACTGGGCGGACAACCAGGTGAGCGCCACGATCACCTTCAAGCCGGACGAGGCCGTCGAGATTCCGCAGATACTCGAGCTGTACGAGACGCGCCTGAAGTCCGTCAGTTTCCTCCCCCTTACGGAGCACAACTATCCCCAGGCGCCCTACCAGGAGATCACCCGCGAGGTCTACGAGCAGGCCAAGGCCAAACTCGGCCCGCTCAACTTCGAGCTGGTCAACACCGACGAGGCCCAGGACCTCTACTGCGACGGCGACAAGTGCATGATCGAGATTCCGCCGCGCGTGCCCGAGCAGCAGGAGGTTTCCTTCGACGCCAACGGGAACGGGGACGAGGTGCCCGCCCCCGAGGGCGACGAGGTCGGCGCGCCCGCCAACTGA
- the thyX gene encoding FAD-dependent thymidylate synthase: MKVVEPKVFLVGETRLNEAGLRGYLEHIGVPGWSTDAPSDSEALSELMGRLCYRSFEPGLNPNVTRVRQGNAPYLSNILSVGHGSVLEHAQLNFIFADVSRVVTHELVRHRAGTAVSQESLRFVRLDGLSAYVPTHIRESGEGMEVFVRTFEQLEAIQRELAELYKIEDEGQFSVKKKLTSAFRRMAPIGLATTIGWSCNFRALRHVIESRTDPHAEEEIRFLFGEVFRIVRDRHPNLFADYVVEEADGLPWVHTECGKV; the protein is encoded by the coding sequence GTGAAAGTAGTCGAGCCCAAAGTTTTTCTGGTGGGGGAAACCCGTCTCAACGAGGCCGGGTTGCGCGGCTATCTGGAGCATATCGGGGTGCCCGGATGGTCCACGGACGCACCGAGCGACAGCGAGGCCCTGAGCGAGTTGATGGGCCGACTGTGCTACCGCTCGTTTGAGCCGGGCCTGAACCCGAACGTCACCAGGGTGCGCCAGGGGAACGCCCCCTACCTGTCGAACATACTGAGCGTGGGCCACGGCAGCGTGCTGGAGCACGCGCAGTTGAACTTCATTTTCGCCGATGTGAGCCGCGTGGTCACGCATGAGCTGGTGCGCCACCGCGCGGGCACGGCCGTCTCGCAGGAGTCTCTGCGCTTTGTGCGTCTGGACGGGCTTTCGGCCTATGTGCCCACGCACATCCGCGAGAGCGGCGAGGGCATGGAGGTCTTTGTGCGGACCTTCGAACAGTTGGAGGCGATACAGCGGGAGCTGGCGGAACTGTACAAGATCGAGGACGAGGGGCAGTTTTCGGTGAAGAAGAAGCTCACCTCGGCGTTTCGGCGGATGGCGCCCATCGGACTGGCGACCACCATCGGATGGTCGTGCAATTTCCGGGCGCTGCGGCATGTGATTGAGAGCCGCACGGACCCGCACGCCGAGGAGGAGATACGTTTTTTGTTCGGGGAGGTCTTCCGCATCGTGCGGGACCGGCACCCGAATTTGTTCGCTGATTATGTGGTGGAGGAGGCCGACGGCCTGCCGTGGGTTCACACGGAATGCGGCAAGGTCTGA
- a CDS encoding N-acetylglucosamine-6-phosphate deacetylase, protein MAKSSKKTGTYPSDTYTVRGVIFGTENVVDVSVGIFTNDIMQIGRPGRERVTYGDENCMIVPTLVDTQVNGAFGVDLQADDLCVEDVWEIAAYLAASGVSNWFPTLTTAPLDAMASRCAVIAEAAKEMPPPLGAAIAGIHLEGPFISPEDGARGAHPLEHVRPPNVKEMEMLLRAGGGLVRCVTLAPGLPKVKSLIRLLVKQGIVVSLGHHNATAKEITEAVDEGASLCTHLGNGLPAMIHRHNNPLWPQLADPDLGISVIGDLHHLPVEMLDVLVRAKGWEKTLLVSDCTRLAGMPTGEYTMMGQTVEKLRGGKVVLKGTDLLAGSSTPLFEAVQRLGAYSLLPPMVLQGMASMSPVVFFNIDYPGWPLEYGKKANFILQRVEGVGYTARDLIQVVMFNGGMHTPSRYWKVSRHFPRGCRKETLERHQFMSKVYSARQSPH, encoded by the coding sequence ATGGCCAAGTCCAGCAAAAAAACAGGCACCTACCCGTCGGACACCTACACCGTGCGGGGCGTTATTTTTGGCACGGAAAACGTGGTGGATGTCAGTGTGGGCATCTTCACCAATGACATCATGCAAATTGGCCGCCCGGGCCGGGAACGGGTCACCTACGGGGATGAAAACTGCATGATTGTCCCGACCCTGGTGGACACCCAGGTGAACGGCGCATTCGGGGTGGACCTGCAGGCGGATGATTTGTGTGTCGAGGATGTCTGGGAAATCGCGGCGTACCTGGCCGCCTCCGGCGTGAGCAACTGGTTTCCCACGCTCACCACGGCGCCCCTCGACGCGATGGCGTCCCGCTGTGCCGTCATCGCCGAGGCGGCGAAAGAGATGCCCCCGCCCCTGGGCGCGGCCATTGCGGGCATCCACCTCGAGGGGCCGTTCATCTCGCCCGAAGACGGGGCGCGCGGCGCGCACCCCCTCGAACATGTGCGTCCTCCCAACGTAAAAGAGATGGAAATGCTCCTGCGCGCGGGCGGCGGACTGGTGCGCTGCGTGACCCTTGCCCCGGGGCTGCCCAAAGTGAAGAGCCTCATCCGGCTTCTTGTGAAACAGGGCATTGTGGTGTCCCTTGGCCACCACAACGCCACGGCGAAGGAGATAACGGAGGCGGTGGACGAGGGGGCGAGTCTCTGCACCCACCTGGGCAACGGCCTTCCGGCGATGATTCACCGGCACAACAACCCCCTCTGGCCGCAACTGGCGGACCCGGACCTGGGCATTTCGGTGATAGGCGACCTGCACCATTTGCCCGTGGAGATGCTCGATGTGCTGGTGAGGGCCAAGGGGTGGGAAAAAACCCTGCTGGTGTCGGACTGCACGCGCCTGGCCGGCATGCCGACGGGTGAATACACCATGATGGGGCAGACGGTCGAAAAACTCCGGGGGGGGAAAGTGGTCCTGAAGGGCACGGACCTGCTTGCGGGGAGTTCAACGCCCCTGTTTGAGGCGGTCCAGAGGCTTGGCGCATATTCTCTTCTCCCGCCGATGGTGCTGCAAGGGATGGCCTCGATGTCTCCGGTCGTTTTTTTTAATATTGACTATCCCGGCTGGCCGTTGGAATACGGCAAAAAGGCCAACTTCATCCTGCAGCGCGTCGAGGGCGTGGGATATACCGCGAGGGACCTCATACAGGTTGTCATGTTTAACGGGGGCATGCACACCCCCAGCCGCTACTGGAAAGTGAGCCGCCACTTTCCGCGGGGTTGCAGGAAGGAAACGCTGGAACGCCACCAATTCATGAGCAAAGTCTATTCAGCCCGGCAGTCTCCGCACTGA
- a CDS encoding Gfo/Idh/MocA family oxidoreductase: MTKTSCADTAGDGTYPAPELPYLPQRPRSAVPGIGLIGCGGIAPRHLEACLAMGYPVAALCDTVPERAETLRARYFPEAAVYSDHRRLLHDDRVEVVDAAIHPAERASVIEDALCAGRHVLSQKPFVTDLDRGMQLIELADQQGLKLAVNQNARWAPHFSYMRQAVARGLTGAVESVRMSLHWDHNWTAATPFNTMRDLALFDFGIHWFDLVQGFMGGERAGRVYAAVRRAPGQEAAPPLLAHAVMEYPAAQASLVMNGATRHGVESRTVVVGDRGTIISGGPDLNRQEVTLHTDAGTATPLLSGEWFTNGFQGTISELLCAVEENKRHYNSALENLESLALCFAAVASSLDGEPKKPWSVRRLPG; this comes from the coding sequence ATGACCAAGACATCCTGCGCGGACACAGCCGGGGACGGTACGTATCCCGCCCCCGAACTGCCCTATCTTCCCCAACGTCCCCGGAGCGCCGTGCCGGGCATCGGCCTAATCGGATGCGGGGGCATCGCGCCGAGGCATCTCGAGGCCTGCCTCGCCATGGGCTACCCCGTGGCCGCCCTGTGCGACACGGTTCCCGAACGGGCCGAAACCCTGCGGGCGCGCTACTTTCCCGAGGCCGCCGTGTACAGCGACCACCGCAGGCTTCTCCATGACGACCGGGTGGAGGTGGTGGACGCCGCCATCCACCCCGCCGAACGGGCGTCGGTCATCGAGGACGCCCTGTGCGCGGGGCGGCATGTTCTCAGCCAGAAGCCGTTTGTCACGGACCTGGACCGGGGCATGCAGTTGATAGAACTTGCGGACCAGCAGGGACTGAAGCTGGCCGTCAACCAGAACGCGCGGTGGGCGCCCCACTTCAGCTACATGCGACAGGCCGTCGCCCGCGGCCTTACAGGCGCGGTGGAATCGGTCCGGATGAGCCTGCACTGGGACCACAACTGGACCGCGGCCACGCCCTTCAACACGATGCGCGACCTCGCCCTTTTCGACTTCGGCATCCACTGGTTTGACCTTGTGCAGGGTTTCATGGGCGGGGAGCGCGCCGGGCGCGTGTACGCCGCGGTGCGCCGCGCCCCCGGTCAGGAGGCCGCCCCGCCATTGCTGGCCCACGCGGTGATGGAGTACCCCGCCGCCCAGGCCTCGCTGGTGATGAACGGCGCGACGCGCCACGGGGTGGAGAGCCGCACCGTTGTGGTGGGTGACCGGGGAACGATCATCTCCGGCGGTCCGGACCTGAACCGGCAGGAGGTGACCCTTCACACCGACGCCGGGACGGCGACCCCGCTTCTTTCGGGGGAGTGGTTCACCAACGGGTTCCAGGGGACCATTTCCGAGCTGCTGTGCGCCGTGGAGGAGAACAAACGGCACTACAACAGCGCCCTGGAGAACCTGGAGTCCCTGGCGCTGTGCTTCGCCGCCGTGGCCTCCTCGCTGGACGGCGAGCCGAAAAAGCCCTGGTCAGTGCGGAGACTGCCGGGCTGA